A single window of Salvia splendens isolate huo1 chromosome 8, SspV2, whole genome shotgun sequence DNA harbors:
- the LOC121745117 gene encoding proline--tRNA ligase, cytoplasmic-like: protein MAGKDAPGSNKSSTSGAKGKKKEVKKETGLGLSHKKDENFGEWYSEVVVNGEMIEYYDISGCYILRPWAMSIWEIMHNFFDAEIKKMNIKNCYFPLFVSETVLQKEKDHIEGFAPEVAWVTKSGETKLDVEIAIRPTSETVMYPYFSKWIRGHRDLPLRLNQWCNVVRWEFSNPTPFIRSREFLWQEGHTAFATKEEADTEVLDILELYRRIYEEFLAVPVIKGKKSEHEKFAGGLYTTTVEAFVPNTGRGVQGATSHCLGQNFAKMFEINFENEKGERAMVWQNSWAYTTRTIGVMIMVHGDDKGLVLPPKVASLQVIVVPVPYKDADTQGIFDACASTVKSLNEAGFRAEADCRDNYSPGWKYSHWEMKGVPLRIEIGPKDLANKTVRAVRRDNSSKSDIPMADLTEEVKVMLDNIQRSLFDAAKQKRDTCIQTVYNWEEFTEALSQKKMILAPWCDEEEEEKNVKAKTKGEMGAAKSLCSPFEQPELPEGTLCFTSGKPAKKWTYWGRSY from the exons ATGGCCGGTAAAGATGCCCCGGGTTCTAATAAATCAAGTACCTCTGGCGCCA AGGGTAAGAAGAAGGAAGTGAAGAAAGAGACTGGATTGGGGCTTTCTCATAAGAAGGATGAGAACTTCGGGGAATGGTACTCTGAG GTTGTGGTGAATGGGGAAATGATTGAATACTATGACATATCAGGCTGCTACATTCTGCGGCCATGGGCAATGTCAATTTGGGAGATTATGCAC AACTTCTTTGATGctgaaattaagaaaatgaacATTAAGAACTGCTACTTCCCTCTCTTTGTCTCAGAGACTGTCCTACAGAAGGAGAAGGACCATATAGAGGGGTTTGCTCCCGAG GTTGCATGGGTTACTAAGTCAGGAGAGACTAAGCTAGATGTGGAGATTGCTATCCGTCCAACTAGTGAAACAGTCATGTACCCATATTTCTCCAAGTGGATTAGGGGGCACCGTGACTTACCTCTGAGACTTAACCAGTGGTGCAATGTTGTCAGATGGGAATTCAGCAATCCTACACCATTTATAAG GAGTCGTGAATTTCTCTGGCAAGAAGGACATACTGCTTTTGCAACAAAGGAGGAAGCAGATACTGAG GTCCTTGACATTTTGGAGCTGTATAGACGCATCTATGAAGAGTTCTTGGCTGTTCCAGTTATTAAGGGCAAGAAAAGTGAGCATGAGAAGTTTGCTGGTGGACTCTATACAACTACTGTTGAG GCATTTGTCCCAAATACTGGTCGCGGTGTGCAAGGGGCAACTTCACACTGTCTGGGTCAAAACTTTGCAAAAATGTTTGAGATTAATTTTGAGAATGAGAAAGGAGAAAGGGCTATGGTTTGGCAGAATTCCTGGGCTTACACTACGAGAACG ATAGGGGTGATGATAATGGTTCACGGGGATGATAAAGGCTTGGTGCTGCCTCCTAAAGTAGCATCTCTCCAAGTAATCGTAGTCCCCGTGCCCTACAAGGATGCAGACACTCAGGGGATATTTGATGCATGCGCATCCACAGTAAAATCCTTGAATGAAGCAGGATTTCGTGCCGAGGCGGATTGTAGAGATAATTATTCACCTGGATGGAAATATTCTCATTGGGAAATGAAAGGCGTTCCTCTAAGAATCGAAATAGGACCAAAGGACTTAGCAAACAAAACG GTCCGTGCTGTCCGACGAGATAATTCATCTAAGAGTGATATTCCCATGGCTGATTTGACTGAGGAAGTTAAAGTGATGCTCGATAATATCCAACGAAGTCTCTTTGATGCTGCCAAGCAAAAACGTGATACCTGCATCCAAACTGTCTATAACTGGGAAGAGTTCACAGAGGCACTTTCCCAGAAGAAGATGATTCTGGCCCCATGGTGCGATGAGGAG gaggaggagaagaacgTGAAGGCGAAAACGAAGGGAGAAATGGGTGCGGCCAAGTCTCTATGTTCTCCATTCGAACAGCCTGAACTCCCTGAAG GTACGTTGTGCTTCACATCTGGAAAGCCTGCTAAAAAGTGGACCTACTGGGGAAGAAGTTACTGA
- the LOC121743418 gene encoding DNA polymerase epsilon subunit 3-like, translated as MAEEKNDTETTENVVSEAEALPKAIVRRVVKDKLSQLSTGSEITVLRDSFLAFSESTRIFIHYLSATANDICKESKRNMINAEDVFKALEEIDFPEFIGPLRDSLEEFRRQNAGKKQSKAKETNMNAKRKEPPPAEPSEGRNKRHAVENGDEDNSD; from the exons ATGGCGGAAGAGAAGAATGATACCGAGACGACGGAGAATGTGGTTTCGGAAGCGGAGGCGCTGCCGAAGGCTATCGTGCGCCGGGTGGTGAAGGACAAGCTTTCCCAGCTCTCCACCGGCTCCGAGATTACCGTTCTCCGCGACTCGTTCCTCGCCTTCTCTGAGAGCACACGCATCTTCATCCACTACCTCTCCGCCAC TGCAAATGACATATGTAAGGagtcaaaaagaaatatgatcAATGCAGAAGATGTATTCAAGGCCCTGGAAGAGATAGACTTTCCAGAGTTCATTGGGCCTCTGCGGGATTCTCTTGAAG AGTTTAGACGACAGAATGCCGGGAAAAAGCAGTCTAAGGCAAAAGAAACAAACATGAATGCAAAACGGAAAGAGCCGCCCCCAGCTGAACCCAGTGAAGGTCGAAACAAACGACATGCGGTTGAAAACGGGGACGAAGATAACTCAGACTGA
- the LOC121743325 gene encoding glucan endo-1,3-beta-glucosidase 14-like isoform X4: MAMATLCRVLLLLLLGFSASFICIRGLGVGINYGQIANDLPAPSRVAYLLSSLNITRVKLYDADPNVLSAFANTQVEFVIGLGNELLQKMSHPSQAQAWIEQHVKPYTPHTKITCITVGNEVLTGNDTQHLIPYLLPAMQSVNAAVTNLGLNKEISVTTAHSFAILSSSFPPSAGAFRPDLAEYIQSYLNFHTQTHSPFLINAYPFFAYKATPAEISLSYALFQPSPGTIDATTNLHYDNMLFAQIDAVYAAIKAMGHTDIQVKVSETGWPSKGDVDEVGATPENARLYNSNLLKRVQQNQGTPARPSVPLDIYVFALFNEDLKTGPVSERNYGLFYPDGTPVYNVGLQGYIPPPRMEYSSSKRNGMRFSNSMLIPVALVLRFL, encoded by the exons CTTCATTCATTTGCATCCGAGGACTCGGAGTGGGAATCAACTACGGCCAGATCGCCAACGACCTCCCAGCCCCATCACGCGTGGCCTACCTCCTGAGCTCCCTCAACATAACCCGAGTCAAGCTCTATGACGCGGACCCAAACGTGCTCTCAGCATTCGCCAACACACAAGTAGAGTTTGTGATCGGGCTAGGCAACGAGCTCCTCCAAAAGATGTCCCACCCATCCCAAGCCCAGGCCTGGATCGAGCAACACGTGAAGCCCTACACGCCCCACACAAAAATCACGTGCATCACCGTTGGCAACGAAGTCCTCACAGGCAACGACACGCAGCACCTCATCCCATACCTCCTCCCAGCTATGCAGTCAGTGAATGCTGCTGTCACGAATCTCGGCCTAAACAAGGAAATATCCGTGACCACAGCCCACTCGTTCGCGATCCTGAGCAGCTCGTTCCCGCCCTCTGCAGGCGCATTTAGGCCGGACCTTGCAGAGTACATCCAAAGCTATTTAAACTTCCACACACAGACTCACTCACCCTTCCTCATAAATGCATATCCCTTCTTTGCTTACAAGGCCACCCCGGCTGAGATCTCACTTAGCTACGCGCTTTTCCAGCCCAGCCCGGGAACGATAGACGCCACCACCAACCTGCACTATGACAACATGTTGTTTGCACAGATTGATGCTGTTTATGCAGCCATCAAAGCAATGGGGCACACTGATATACAAGTCAAGGTCTCAGAGACAGGATGGCCGTCTAAGGGGGACGTAGACGAGGTGGGGGCCACCCCGGAGAACGCTAGGTTGTATAACAGCAACTTGCTCAAACGGGTACAGCAGAACCAAGGCACCCCGGCTAGGCCATCAGTGCCACTCGACATCTATGTTTTTGCGCTGTTTAACGAGGATTTGAAGACCGGCCCTGTCTCTGAACGAAACTACGGGTTGTTTTACCCGGATGGCACTCCCGTGTACAATGTTGGACTGCAAGGCTATATTCCTCCTCCTCGTATGGAGTATTCGTCTTCAAAGAGAAAT GGGATGCGTTTCTCAAACTCGATGCTCATTCCCGTTGCATTAGTTCTTCGTTTCCTATAG
- the LOC121743325 gene encoding glucan endo-1,3-beta-glucosidase 14-like isoform X3, with the protein MAMATLCRVLLLLLLGFSASFICIRGLGVGINYGQIANDLPAPSRVAYLLSSLNITRVKLYDADPNVLSAFANTQVEFVIGLGNELLQKMSHPSQAQAWIEQHVKPYTPHTKITCITVGNEVLTGNDTQHLIPYLLPAMQSVNAAVTNLGLNKEISVTTAHSFAILSSSFPPSAGAFRPDLAEYIQSYLNFHTQTHSPFLINAYPFFAYKATPAEISLSYALFQPSPGTIDATTNLHYDNMLFAQIDAVYAAIKAMGHTDIQVKVSETGWPSKGDVDEVGATPENARLYNSNLLKRVQQNQGTPARPSVPLDIYVFALFNEDLKTGPVSERNYGLFYPDGTPVYNVGLQGYIPPPRMEYSSSKRNLQGMRFSNSMLIPVALVLRFL; encoded by the exons CTTCATTCATTTGCATCCGAGGACTCGGAGTGGGAATCAACTACGGCCAGATCGCCAACGACCTCCCAGCCCCATCACGCGTGGCCTACCTCCTGAGCTCCCTCAACATAACCCGAGTCAAGCTCTATGACGCGGACCCAAACGTGCTCTCAGCATTCGCCAACACACAAGTAGAGTTTGTGATCGGGCTAGGCAACGAGCTCCTCCAAAAGATGTCCCACCCATCCCAAGCCCAGGCCTGGATCGAGCAACACGTGAAGCCCTACACGCCCCACACAAAAATCACGTGCATCACCGTTGGCAACGAAGTCCTCACAGGCAACGACACGCAGCACCTCATCCCATACCTCCTCCCAGCTATGCAGTCAGTGAATGCTGCTGTCACGAATCTCGGCCTAAACAAGGAAATATCCGTGACCACAGCCCACTCGTTCGCGATCCTGAGCAGCTCGTTCCCGCCCTCTGCAGGCGCATTTAGGCCGGACCTTGCAGAGTACATCCAAAGCTATTTAAACTTCCACACACAGACTCACTCACCCTTCCTCATAAATGCATATCCCTTCTTTGCTTACAAGGCCACCCCGGCTGAGATCTCACTTAGCTACGCGCTTTTCCAGCCCAGCCCGGGAACGATAGACGCCACCACCAACCTGCACTATGACAACATGTTGTTTGCACAGATTGATGCTGTTTATGCAGCCATCAAAGCAATGGGGCACACTGATATACAAGTCAAGGTCTCAGAGACAGGATGGCCGTCTAAGGGGGACGTAGACGAGGTGGGGGCCACCCCGGAGAACGCTAGGTTGTATAACAGCAACTTGCTCAAACGGGTACAGCAGAACCAAGGCACCCCGGCTAGGCCATCAGTGCCACTCGACATCTATGTTTTTGCGCTGTTTAACGAGGATTTGAAGACCGGCCCTGTCTCTGAACGAAACTACGGGTTGTTTTACCCGGATGGCACTCCCGTGTACAATGTTGGACTGCAAGGCTATATTCCTCCTCCTCGTATGGAGTATTCGTCTTCAAAGAGAAAT TTGCAGGGGATGCGTTTCTCAAACTCGATGCTCATTCCCGTTGCATTAGTTCTTCGTTTCCTATAG
- the LOC121743325 gene encoding glucan endo-1,3-beta-glucosidase 14-like isoform X2 — translation MAMATLCRVLLLLLLGFSVYLIGVCILASFICIRGLGVGINYGQIANDLPAPSRVAYLLSSLNITRVKLYDADPNVLSAFANTQVEFVIGLGNELLQKMSHPSQAQAWIEQHVKPYTPHTKITCITVGNEVLTGNDTQHLIPYLLPAMQSVNAAVTNLGLNKEISVTTAHSFAILSSSFPPSAGAFRPDLAEYIQSYLNFHTQTHSPFLINAYPFFAYKATPAEISLSYALFQPSPGTIDATTNLHYDNMLFAQIDAVYAAIKAMGHTDIQVKVSETGWPSKGDVDEVGATPENARLYNSNLLKRVQQNQGTPARPSVPLDIYVFALFNEDLKTGPVSERNYGLFYPDGTPVYNVGLQGYIPPPRMEYSSSKRNGMRFSNSMLIPVALVLRFL, via the exons TATACTTAATAGGTGTGTGTATTTTAGCTTCATTCATTTGCATCCGAGGACTCGGAGTGGGAATCAACTACGGCCAGATCGCCAACGACCTCCCAGCCCCATCACGCGTGGCCTACCTCCTGAGCTCCCTCAACATAACCCGAGTCAAGCTCTATGACGCGGACCCAAACGTGCTCTCAGCATTCGCCAACACACAAGTAGAGTTTGTGATCGGGCTAGGCAACGAGCTCCTCCAAAAGATGTCCCACCCATCCCAAGCCCAGGCCTGGATCGAGCAACACGTGAAGCCCTACACGCCCCACACAAAAATCACGTGCATCACCGTTGGCAACGAAGTCCTCACAGGCAACGACACGCAGCACCTCATCCCATACCTCCTCCCAGCTATGCAGTCAGTGAATGCTGCTGTCACGAATCTCGGCCTAAACAAGGAAATATCCGTGACCACAGCCCACTCGTTCGCGATCCTGAGCAGCTCGTTCCCGCCCTCTGCAGGCGCATTTAGGCCGGACCTTGCAGAGTACATCCAAAGCTATTTAAACTTCCACACACAGACTCACTCACCCTTCCTCATAAATGCATATCCCTTCTTTGCTTACAAGGCCACCCCGGCTGAGATCTCACTTAGCTACGCGCTTTTCCAGCCCAGCCCGGGAACGATAGACGCCACCACCAACCTGCACTATGACAACATGTTGTTTGCACAGATTGATGCTGTTTATGCAGCCATCAAAGCAATGGGGCACACTGATATACAAGTCAAGGTCTCAGAGACAGGATGGCCGTCTAAGGGGGACGTAGACGAGGTGGGGGCCACCCCGGAGAACGCTAGGTTGTATAACAGCAACTTGCTCAAACGGGTACAGCAGAACCAAGGCACCCCGGCTAGGCCATCAGTGCCACTCGACATCTATGTTTTTGCGCTGTTTAACGAGGATTTGAAGACCGGCCCTGTCTCTGAACGAAACTACGGGTTGTTTTACCCGGATGGCACTCCCGTGTACAATGTTGGACTGCAAGGCTATATTCCTCCTCCTCGTATGGAGTATTCGTCTTCAAAGAGAAAT GGGATGCGTTTCTCAAACTCGATGCTCATTCCCGTTGCATTAGTTCTTCGTTTCCTATAG
- the LOC121743325 gene encoding glucan endo-1,3-beta-glucosidase 14-like isoform X1, producing MAMATLCRVLLLLLLGFSVYLIGVCILASFICIRGLGVGINYGQIANDLPAPSRVAYLLSSLNITRVKLYDADPNVLSAFANTQVEFVIGLGNELLQKMSHPSQAQAWIEQHVKPYTPHTKITCITVGNEVLTGNDTQHLIPYLLPAMQSVNAAVTNLGLNKEISVTTAHSFAILSSSFPPSAGAFRPDLAEYIQSYLNFHTQTHSPFLINAYPFFAYKATPAEISLSYALFQPSPGTIDATTNLHYDNMLFAQIDAVYAAIKAMGHTDIQVKVSETGWPSKGDVDEVGATPENARLYNSNLLKRVQQNQGTPARPSVPLDIYVFALFNEDLKTGPVSERNYGLFYPDGTPVYNVGLQGYIPPPRMEYSSSKRNLQGMRFSNSMLIPVALVLRFL from the exons TATACTTAATAGGTGTGTGTATTTTAGCTTCATTCATTTGCATCCGAGGACTCGGAGTGGGAATCAACTACGGCCAGATCGCCAACGACCTCCCAGCCCCATCACGCGTGGCCTACCTCCTGAGCTCCCTCAACATAACCCGAGTCAAGCTCTATGACGCGGACCCAAACGTGCTCTCAGCATTCGCCAACACACAAGTAGAGTTTGTGATCGGGCTAGGCAACGAGCTCCTCCAAAAGATGTCCCACCCATCCCAAGCCCAGGCCTGGATCGAGCAACACGTGAAGCCCTACACGCCCCACACAAAAATCACGTGCATCACCGTTGGCAACGAAGTCCTCACAGGCAACGACACGCAGCACCTCATCCCATACCTCCTCCCAGCTATGCAGTCAGTGAATGCTGCTGTCACGAATCTCGGCCTAAACAAGGAAATATCCGTGACCACAGCCCACTCGTTCGCGATCCTGAGCAGCTCGTTCCCGCCCTCTGCAGGCGCATTTAGGCCGGACCTTGCAGAGTACATCCAAAGCTATTTAAACTTCCACACACAGACTCACTCACCCTTCCTCATAAATGCATATCCCTTCTTTGCTTACAAGGCCACCCCGGCTGAGATCTCACTTAGCTACGCGCTTTTCCAGCCCAGCCCGGGAACGATAGACGCCACCACCAACCTGCACTATGACAACATGTTGTTTGCACAGATTGATGCTGTTTATGCAGCCATCAAAGCAATGGGGCACACTGATATACAAGTCAAGGTCTCAGAGACAGGATGGCCGTCTAAGGGGGACGTAGACGAGGTGGGGGCCACCCCGGAGAACGCTAGGTTGTATAACAGCAACTTGCTCAAACGGGTACAGCAGAACCAAGGCACCCCGGCTAGGCCATCAGTGCCACTCGACATCTATGTTTTTGCGCTGTTTAACGAGGATTTGAAGACCGGCCCTGTCTCTGAACGAAACTACGGGTTGTTTTACCCGGATGGCACTCCCGTGTACAATGTTGGACTGCAAGGCTATATTCCTCCTCCTCGTATGGAGTATTCGTCTTCAAAGAGAAAT TTGCAGGGGATGCGTTTCTCAAACTCGATGCTCATTCCCGTTGCATTAGTTCTTCGTTTCCTATAG